Proteins encoded by one window of Chaetodon trifascialis isolate fChaTrf1 chromosome 15, fChaTrf1.hap1, whole genome shotgun sequence:
- the mreg gene encoding melanoregulin, which translates to MGSAFKRFCVQFCCCCCCADDDDDDDEKQPLVPQDPLEYFNREVQKRRDEETNLWSTPGDPSHSERDDDRVLYGLLQARNKTRMGSSGYRRLSVDIEAMRDTRREVRDKWQTILENLGFMAEAETLLTVSAGASHDRMRNAPAARAMLNMLHSETSIFNSREPPPERYLFILDRLLYLDIADDFVAKAKRFYPPKEDSDEETPGLAINLPLLLARVEAMNGGGNEDDDEDQSEREDGNLSDRS; encoded by the exons ATGGGTTCAGCCTTTAAGAGGTTCTGCGTGcagttctgctgctgctgctgctgcgccgatgatgacgacgacgatgatgaaaAGCAGCCTTTAGTACC TCAGGATCCGTTAGAGTACTTTAACCGTGAAGTCCAGAAGCGTCGGGATGAGGAGACCAACCTGTGGAGTACGCCGGGAGACCCCAGCCACTCGGAGAGAGATGACGACCGGGTCCTTTACGGCCTGCTGCAGGCCAGGAACAAGACCCGCATGGGATCCTCG GGCTACCGCCGTCTGAGTGTGGACATCGAGGCCATGAGAGACACCCGTCGAGAAGTCAGAGACAAATGGCAGACAATCCTGGAGAACTTAG GTTTCATGGCGGAGGCAGAGACGCTGCTGACGGTGTCTGCCGGAGCCTCGCACGACCGCATGCGTAACGCCCCGGCAGCACGCGCCATGCTCAACATGCTCCACTCGGAGACTTCCATCTTTAACTCCAGAGAACCGCCACCGGAGAGATATCTATTCATCCTG GACCGTCTGCTGTACCTCGACATTGCCGATGATTTTGTGGCGAAGGCAAAGCGCTTCTATCCTCCGAAGGAAgactctgacgaggaaacacCGGGCCTTGCCATCAACCTGCCGCTGCTGCTTGCCAGGGTGGAGGCCATGAATGGGGGAGGCAACGAGGACGACGATGAGGACCAGAGCGAAAGAGAAGATGGGAACTTGAGTGACAGATCCTAA
- the tcap gene encoding telethonin produces the protein MMPVCTVLEKRNGEVVGAELTCTVREENKAQRESYSADWLSVTLKTQPQDRQAMNMNDSSRRETLSRQWQARPLVQTCPSGVFRVGTVERGVREHQLLPKRHTLPLPIFTPAELGVRLGRGAPHTEEDLQPFPTPDGACPSKRTVDEITRDLPPVKPTLMEFAKAPKALGRSMSQEAQRG, from the exons ATGATGCCAGTCTGCACCGTCCTGGAGAAGCGTAACGGTGAGGTGGTGGGGGCTGAGCTGACCTGCACTGTTCGGGAGGAGAACAAGGCTCAGAGGGAGAGCTACAGCGCCGACTGGCTTAGTGTCACTCTGAAGACTCAACCTCAGGACAG GCAGGCAATGAACATGAACGACAGCTCTCGGAGGGAGACTCTGTCCCGGCAGTGGCAGGCCCGTCCGCTGGTGCAGACCTGCCCCTCTGGTGTCTTCAGGGTGGGCACCGTGGAAAGAGGGGTGAGGGAGCACCAGCTGCTGCCAAAGAGACACACCCTTCCCTTGCCCATCTTCACTCCTGCAGAGCTGGGTGTCAGGCTCGGGCGTGGAGCCCCACACACCGAGGAGGACCTGCAGCCCTTCCCCACCCCGGACGGAGCCTGTCCCAGCAAGAGGACCGTGGACGAGATCACAAGAGACCTCCCGCCGGTCAAGCCAACCCTCATGGAGTTCGCCAAAGCACCCAAAGCTCTGGGTCGCTCCATGTCCCAAGAGGCCCAGAGAGGGTGA
- the ppp1r1b gene encoding protein phosphatase 1 regulatory subunit 1B isoform X4: MDPSVSTEVEEEPKERKKIQFAVPASAPTNLDPRQVEMIRRRRPTPATLFRVADQSSPEDDQSTHQWVVGENGVLKPKRVNPNVYQPPSLKAVQKMAEAHMQNLGVYPPLEDPCEGEEDEDHWQGEEGEDTSPTKAADHQETATTGQSDKFSSVRETAKQIQAAQEEEEEEEEEDDGEGDKIKETTEENSRGSN, encoded by the exons ATGGATCCCTCCGTGTCGACCGAGGTCGAGGAGGAGCccaaggagaggaagaagatccAATTTGCTGTGCCGGCCTCCGCGCCCACCAACCTGGACCCCCGGCAAGTGGAGATG aTCCGGCGCAGGAGGCCTACACCCGCCACGCTGTTTAGAGTAGCTGACCAATCATCTCCCGAGGACGATCAGTCCACCCATCAG TGGGTCGTGGGAGAGAACGGGGTGCTCAAACCAAAACGTGTCAACCCAAACGTGTATCAGCCTCCATCGCTCAAAG CTGTGCAGAAGATGGCTGAAGCACACATGCAGAACCTAGGTGTCTACCCCCCATTGGAAGACCCTTGtgaaggggaggaggatgaggaccactggcagggagaggagggagaggacacATCTCCCACCAAAGCTGCTG aTCACCAAGAGACGGCGACCACCGGCCAGTCAGACAAGTTTTCCAGCGTGAGAGAGACGGCCAAGCAGATCCAAGCggcacaggaggaagaggaggaggaggaggaggaggacgacggGGAGGGGGACAAAATCAAGGAAACGACAGAGGAGAACAGCCGGGGGAGCAactga
- the stard3 gene encoding stAR-related lipid transfer protein 3 isoform X1, with amino-acid sequence MQNTVSNSNHRGPTALSLAAAGVSCPTTGMPGAEYGELGGSLPAIASLNASYSTSLSLPSPYLLVPPAERKAISDVRRTFCLFVTFDLLFISLLWIIELNISSSIKDSLENEVIHYNYRSSFFDIFLLAVFRFLCLQVGYAAFRLKHWWVIAVTTLVTSVFLVVKVIISNLLSQNAFGYVLPITSFVVAWLETWFLDFKVLTQEADDERAYLAAVNAACERAPMIYPRAVSDGQFYSPPESIAGSEEDLDEEGLGRRAVTAQEKEYVRQGREAMSVVEQILSQEDNWKFEKNNDMGDSVYTLEIPFHGKTFILKAFMQCPAELVYQEVILQPEKMVQWNRTVSVCQILQRVDDNTLVSYDVSSGAAGGVVSARDFVNVRRVERKRDCYLSAGMATEHEARPPSGRYVRGENGPGGFVVLKSSSNPSVCTFIWVLNTDLKGRLPRYLIHQSLAATMFEFMAHLRQRIAELRPSLRSHQHF; translated from the exons ATGCAGAACACTGTTTCTAATTCTAACCATCGTGGACCAACAGCTTTATCTCTTGCGGCAGCAGGAGTTTCCTGTCCCACCACAGGAATGCCGGGCGCAGAGTACGGGGAGCTCGGGGGCAGCCTGCCTGCCATCGCCTCCCTGAACGCTTCCTACTCCACGTCGCTGTCCCTCCCTTCCCCGTACCTGCTGGTGCCGCCCGCAGAGCGCAAGGCCATCTCCGACGTCCGCCGCACCTTCTGCCTCTTCGTGACGTTCGAtctgctcttcatctccctGCTGTGGATCATTGAGCTGAAC ATCTCCAGCTCCATCAAGGACAGCTTAGAGAACGAGGTCATCCATTATAACTACAGGTCTTCCTTCTTCGACATCTTT ctcctcgcCGTCTTTCGTTTCCTGTGTCTGCAAGTGGGCTACGCTGCCTTTCGGCTGAAGCATTGGTGGGTCATTGCG GTGACCACTCTAGTGACCAGCGTCTTCCTCGTCGTTAAGGTCATCATATCCAAC CTCCTGTCCCAGAATGCCTTTGGCTACGTGTTGCCCATCACTTCCTTCGTGGTGGCCTGGCTGGAGACCTGGTTCCTCGACTTCAAGGTGCTCACGCAGGAGGCCGACGAcgagagag CGTACCTCGCGGCGGTGAACGCAGCCTGCGAGCGAGCCCCCATGATCTACCCCCGCGCTGTTTCAGACGGGCAGTTCTACTCGCCGCCCGAGTCCATCGCAG GCTCTGAGGAGGACCTGGATGAGGAGGGTCTTGGCCGCAGAGCTGTCACTGCACAG gAGAAGGAGTACGTCCGACAGGGTCGTGAGGCCATGTCTGTGGTGGAACAGATCCTGTCCCAGGAGGACAACTGGAAGTTTGAGAAGAACAAC GACATGGGCGACTCTGTCTACACTCTGGAGATTCCCTTCCACGGAAAGACTTTCATTCTCAAG GCCTTCATGCAGTGTCCAGCCGAGCTTGTCTATCAGGAAGTGATTCTGCAACCGGAGAAGATGGTCCAGTGGAACAGAACGGTTTCCGTCTGCCAG ATCCTCCAGAGGGTTGACGACAACACTCTGGTGTCGTACGATGTCTCCTCCGGAGCAGCAGGGGGCGTCGTGTCTGCCAG GGACTTTGTTAATGTTCGCCGGGTGGAGCGCAAACGAGACTGCTACCTGTCTGCTGGCATGGCAACCGAACACGAGGCCAGACCTCCGAGCGGTCGCTACGTCAG GGGGGAGAACGGTCCAGGAGGGTTCGTGGTCCTCAAATCCAGCAGTAACCCGTCCGTCTGCACCTTCATCTGGGTCCTCAACACAGACTTAAAG GGCCGACTGCCCCGCTACCTCATCCACCAGAGTCTGGCTGCCACCATGTTTGAATTCATGGCCCACCTGCGGCAGCGGATCGCTGAGCTGCGGCCGTCTCTCCGCTCCCACCAACACTTTTAA
- the stard3 gene encoding stAR-related lipid transfer protein 3 isoform X2 — MPGAEYGELGGSLPAIASLNASYSTSLSLPSPYLLVPPAERKAISDVRRTFCLFVTFDLLFISLLWIIELNISSSIKDSLENEVIHYNYRSSFFDIFLLAVFRFLCLQVGYAAFRLKHWWVIAVTTLVTSVFLVVKVIISNLLSQNAFGYVLPITSFVVAWLETWFLDFKVLTQEADDERAYLAAVNAACERAPMIYPRAVSDGQFYSPPESIAGSEEDLDEEGLGRRAVTAQEKEYVRQGREAMSVVEQILSQEDNWKFEKNNDMGDSVYTLEIPFHGKTFILKAFMQCPAELVYQEVILQPEKMVQWNRTVSVCQILQRVDDNTLVSYDVSSGAAGGVVSARDFVNVRRVERKRDCYLSAGMATEHEARPPSGRYVRGENGPGGFVVLKSSSNPSVCTFIWVLNTDLKGRLPRYLIHQSLAATMFEFMAHLRQRIAELRPSLRSHQHF, encoded by the exons ATGCCGGGCGCAGAGTACGGGGAGCTCGGGGGCAGCCTGCCTGCCATCGCCTCCCTGAACGCTTCCTACTCCACGTCGCTGTCCCTCCCTTCCCCGTACCTGCTGGTGCCGCCCGCAGAGCGCAAGGCCATCTCCGACGTCCGCCGCACCTTCTGCCTCTTCGTGACGTTCGAtctgctcttcatctccctGCTGTGGATCATTGAGCTGAAC ATCTCCAGCTCCATCAAGGACAGCTTAGAGAACGAGGTCATCCATTATAACTACAGGTCTTCCTTCTTCGACATCTTT ctcctcgcCGTCTTTCGTTTCCTGTGTCTGCAAGTGGGCTACGCTGCCTTTCGGCTGAAGCATTGGTGGGTCATTGCG GTGACCACTCTAGTGACCAGCGTCTTCCTCGTCGTTAAGGTCATCATATCCAAC CTCCTGTCCCAGAATGCCTTTGGCTACGTGTTGCCCATCACTTCCTTCGTGGTGGCCTGGCTGGAGACCTGGTTCCTCGACTTCAAGGTGCTCACGCAGGAGGCCGACGAcgagagag CGTACCTCGCGGCGGTGAACGCAGCCTGCGAGCGAGCCCCCATGATCTACCCCCGCGCTGTTTCAGACGGGCAGTTCTACTCGCCGCCCGAGTCCATCGCAG GCTCTGAGGAGGACCTGGATGAGGAGGGTCTTGGCCGCAGAGCTGTCACTGCACAG gAGAAGGAGTACGTCCGACAGGGTCGTGAGGCCATGTCTGTGGTGGAACAGATCCTGTCCCAGGAGGACAACTGGAAGTTTGAGAAGAACAAC GACATGGGCGACTCTGTCTACACTCTGGAGATTCCCTTCCACGGAAAGACTTTCATTCTCAAG GCCTTCATGCAGTGTCCAGCCGAGCTTGTCTATCAGGAAGTGATTCTGCAACCGGAGAAGATGGTCCAGTGGAACAGAACGGTTTCCGTCTGCCAG ATCCTCCAGAGGGTTGACGACAACACTCTGGTGTCGTACGATGTCTCCTCCGGAGCAGCAGGGGGCGTCGTGTCTGCCAG GGACTTTGTTAATGTTCGCCGGGTGGAGCGCAAACGAGACTGCTACCTGTCTGCTGGCATGGCAACCGAACACGAGGCCAGACCTCCGAGCGGTCGCTACGTCAG GGGGGAGAACGGTCCAGGAGGGTTCGTGGTCCTCAAATCCAGCAGTAACCCGTCCGTCTGCACCTTCATCTGGGTCCTCAACACAGACTTAAAG GGCCGACTGCCCCGCTACCTCATCCACCAGAGTCTGGCTGCCACCATGTTTGAATTCATGGCCCACCTGCGGCAGCGGATCGCTGAGCTGCGGCCGTCTCTCCGCTCCCACCAACACTTTTAA
- the ppp1r1b gene encoding protein phosphatase 1 regulatory subunit 1B isoform X2, whose translation MDPSVSTEVEEEPKERKKIQFAVPASAPTNLDPRQVEMIRRRRPTPATLFRVADQSSPEDDQSTHQVKWVVGENGVLKPKRVNPNVYQPPSLKAVQKMAEAHMQNLGVYPPLEDPCEGEEDEDHWQGEEGEDTSPTKAADHQETATTGQSDKFSSVRETAKQIQAAQEEEEEEEEEDDGEGDKIKETTEENSRGSN comes from the exons ATGGATCCCTCCGTGTCGACCGAGGTCGAGGAGGAGCccaaggagaggaagaagatccAATTTGCTGTGCCGGCCTCCGCGCCCACCAACCTGGACCCCCGGCAAGTGGAGATG aTCCGGCGCAGGAGGCCTACACCCGCCACGCTGTTTAGAGTAGCTGACCAATCATCTCCCGAGGACGATCAGTCCACCCATCAGGTAAAG TGGGTCGTGGGAGAGAACGGGGTGCTCAAACCAAAACGTGTCAACCCAAACGTGTATCAGCCTCCATCGCTCAAAG CTGTGCAGAAGATGGCTGAAGCACACATGCAGAACCTAGGTGTCTACCCCCCATTGGAAGACCCTTGtgaaggggaggaggatgaggaccactggcagggagaggagggagaggacacATCTCCCACCAAAGCTGCTG aTCACCAAGAGACGGCGACCACCGGCCAGTCAGACAAGTTTTCCAGCGTGAGAGAGACGGCCAAGCAGATCCAAGCggcacaggaggaagaggaggaggaggaggaggaggacgacggGGAGGGGGACAAAATCAAGGAAACGACAGAGGAGAACAGCCGGGGGAGCAactga